The proteins below are encoded in one region of Halalkalicoccus jeotgali B3:
- the eno gene encoding phosphopyruvate hydratase gives MTLIAEVRLRRILDSRGNGTVEADVLTESGGFGRAAAPSGASTGEHEAIELAPEEAIAAARERAVPRLVGEVYAGDQRSVDAALHAADGTDDFSEIGANSAVAISMAAAKAGADMLGAPLYQHLGGAFRGENFPIPLGNVVGGGEHAADATDIQEFLSAPVGAPSVTDAVFANAAVHGEVHDILAERDIPAGKGDEGAWAPSISDEEAFEIVAEATDTVSDEVGFEIGFGLDVAAAEMYEEGEYQYSDRTRSTAEQIEYVADLVDEYDLVYVEDPLDENDFEAFAELTEKVGEQTLICGDDLFVTNTERLQQGIGEGSANSILIKPNQIGTLTDAFDAIELATRNGIEPVVSHRSGETEDTTIAHLAVATDAPFIKTGAAGSERTAKLNELIRIAEDAL, from the coding sequence ATGACGCTGATCGCCGAGGTCCGGCTCCGCCGGATCCTCGACTCGCGGGGCAACGGCACCGTCGAGGCCGACGTGCTGACCGAGAGCGGCGGGTTCGGTCGTGCGGCTGCACCCAGCGGCGCGAGCACGGGCGAGCACGAAGCGATCGAACTCGCCCCCGAGGAGGCGATCGCCGCCGCGCGCGAACGAGCCGTTCCCCGATTAGTCGGCGAGGTGTACGCCGGCGATCAGCGAAGCGTCGACGCGGCGCTGCACGCGGCGGACGGCACGGACGACTTCTCCGAGATCGGCGCGAACAGCGCCGTCGCCATCAGCATGGCCGCCGCGAAAGCCGGCGCGGACATGCTCGGTGCGCCGCTGTACCAGCATTTAGGAGGAGCATTCCGCGGCGAGAACTTTCCCATACCGCTCGGAAACGTCGTCGGCGGGGGCGAACACGCCGCCGACGCGACGGACATCCAGGAGTTCCTCTCAGCGCCGGTCGGCGCACCGAGCGTCACCGACGCGGTCTTTGCCAACGCCGCGGTCCACGGCGAAGTCCACGACATCCTCGCCGAGCGCGACATTCCGGCAGGAAAGGGCGACGAGGGCGCGTGGGCGCCCTCGATCAGCGACGAGGAGGCATTCGAGATCGTCGCCGAGGCGACCGACACCGTCTCCGACGAGGTCGGATTCGAGATCGGCTTCGGGCTCGACGTCGCGGCCGCCGAGATGTACGAGGAGGGCGAGTACCAGTACTCCGACCGCACGCGCTCGACCGCAGAGCAGATCGAGTACGTCGCTGACCTCGTCGACGAGTACGATCTCGTCTACGTCGAGGATCCCCTCGACGAGAACGACTTCGAGGCCTTCGCCGAGCTGACCGAGAAGGTCGGCGAGCAGACGCTGATCTGTGGGGACGATCTCTTCGTCACCAACACCGAGCGCCTGCAGCAGGGCATCGGGGAGGGATCGGCCAACTCGATCCTGATCAAGCCCAACCAGATCGGGACGCTGACGGACGCCTTCGACGCGATCGAACTCGCGACGCGAAACGGCATCGAGCCGGTCGTCTCGCATCGTTCGGGCGAGACCGAGGACACGACCATCGCACACCTCGCCGTGGCGACCGACGCCCCCTTCATCAAAACGGGCGCGGCCGGCAGCGAGCGAACCGCCAAACTCAACGAACTCATCCGCATCGCGGAGGACGCACTATGA
- a CDS encoding DNA-directed RNA polymerase subunit K: protein MTSQQFSRYEKARILGARALQVSYGAPVLIETDQSEPILIAAEEYDAGALPFTVKRGRR, encoded by the coding sequence ATGACGAGCCAACAGTTCAGCCGGTACGAGAAGGCCCGCATCCTCGGCGCGAGAGCGCTGCAGGTGTCCTACGGCGCGCCGGTATTGATCGAGACCGACCAGTCAGAACCGATCCTTATCGCCGCCGAGGAGTACGACGCGGGGGCGCTCCCGTTCACCGTCAAGCGGGGGAGACGATGA
- a CDS encoding DNA-directed RNA polymerase subunit N, whose amino-acid sequence MMVPVRCFTCGSVVGEHWEAFTSRVEEGEDPAEVLDDLGVTRHCCRRMLVSHTDLVDVVAPYQ is encoded by the coding sequence ATGATGGTACCAGTCCGGTGTTTCACGTGTGGTAGCGTCGTCGGCGAGCACTGGGAGGCCTTTACCAGCCGTGTCGAGGAGGGCGAGGATCCCGCCGAGGTGCTCGACGATCTGGGCGTGACCCGACACTGCTGTCGCCGGATGCTCGTCAGCCACACCGACCTCGTGGACGTAGTGGCACCCTACCAATGA
- a CDS encoding 30S ribosomal protein S9 encodes MVTNTSGKKKTAIARATVSDGEGRVRINSQPVELVEPEISRLKMLEPFRIVEDVREGVDIDVNVQGGGYNGQADAVRTAIARGLVEFNNDAELRDAYMEFDRSLLVNDVRQSEPKKWGGPGARARYQKSYR; translated from the coding sequence ATGGTAACGAACACGAGCGGCAAGAAGAAGACGGCCATCGCCCGCGCCACGGTCAGCGACGGCGAGGGGCGCGTTCGCATCAACTCCCAGCCAGTCGAGCTGGTCGAACCGGAGATCTCCCGCCTGAAGATGCTCGAACCGTTTCGCATCGTCGAGGACGTTCGCGAGGGCGTTGACATCGACGTGAACGTTCAGGGTGGCGGCTACAACGGGCAGGCCGACGCCGTCCGGACCGCGATCGCCCGCGGGCTGGTCGAGTTCAACAACGACGCCGAGTTGCGCGACGCCTACATGGAGTTCGACCGCTCGCTGCTGGTCAACGACGTGCGCCAGTCCGAGCCGAAAAAGTGGGGCGGGCCCGGTGCGCGGGCGCGCTACCAGAAGTCCTACCGCTAG
- a CDS encoding 50S ribosomal protein L13, whose translation MSVAEFEADLVVDARDCILGRVASQVAEAALDGQRVAVINAESAVITGSDDDIMSVYEKRAEIGSDRGPYYPKRPDGLMKRAIRGMIPYKTTRGREAFESVRVYVGNPHDRDAEVLDGTSLDRLSNIKFVQLGEVSENLGANVTW comes from the coding sequence ATGAGCGTCGCCGAGTTCGAAGCAGACCTCGTCGTCGACGCCCGCGATTGCATCCTCGGCCGGGTCGCCAGTCAGGTCGCAGAGGCCGCACTCGACGGCCAGCGCGTGGCCGTGATCAACGCCGAATCGGCCGTGATCACCGGCAGCGACGACGACATCATGAGCGTCTACGAGAAGCGAGCCGAGATCGGGAGCGATCGCGGCCCGTACTACCCGAAACGACCGGATGGCCTCATGAAGCGTGCCATCCGCGGGATGATACCCTACAAAACGACGCGCGGTCGGGAGGCCTTCGAGAGCGTCCGCGTCTACGTCGGCAACCCCCACGACCGGGACGCGGAAGTCCTCGACGGAACGTCGCTGGATCGACTCTCGAACATCAAGTTCGTCCAGCTGGGCGAGGTAAGCGAGAACCTGGGGGCAAACGTCACATGGTAA
- a CDS encoding 50S ribosomal protein L18e, which translates to MSKTNPRLTSLIAECKSVSRESGADVWSDIADRLEKPRRTHAEVNLGRIERYATEDETVVVPGKVLGSGVLQKNVTVAAVSFSGTAETKIEQADGQVVQLEEAIEQNPEGSNVRVIA; encoded by the coding sequence ATGAGTAAGACCAATCCGAGGCTCACCAGTCTCATCGCCGAATGCAAGTCGGTCTCCCGCGAGTCGGGTGCCGACGTGTGGAGCGACATCGCAGACCGCCTCGAGAAACCACGCCGGACCCACGCCGAGGTCAACCTCGGTCGCATCGAACGGTACGCGACCGAAGACGAGACCGTCGTCGTGCCCGGGAAGGTTCTCGGAAGCGGTGTGTTGCAAAAGAACGTCACCGTCGCGGCCGTCTCCTTTTCGGGGACCGCCGAGACGAAGATCGAACAGGCCGACGGCCAAGTCGTGCAACTAGAGGAGGCCATCGAACAGAACCCCGAGGGTAGCAACGTGAGGGTCATCGCATGA
- a CDS encoding DNA-directed RNA polymerase subunit D: MEGNFDVEIIERDDRSARFLVRGATPAFANGIRRAMLADVPTLSIDSVRFIENSSVMFNEQLALRLGLVPLSTPEDYELGEDVTLALDVEGPATAYSGDLVSSDEQVEPADRNVPIIELKEGQRLELEADAVLDVGREHAKHQGGVAVGYRHLVRVNIEGDREEFADEEANIVRGVVETDEGELVLTDEFDHDLTNRYPGKELRLEDVPDAFVFHVETDGSMTASELVDRAAASLGDRARELEDAVAL; the protein is encoded by the coding sequence ATGGAGGGGAACTTCGACGTCGAGATCATCGAACGCGACGACCGCAGCGCGCGGTTTCTCGTTCGTGGTGCGACGCCGGCGTTCGCAAACGGCATTCGCCGCGCGATGCTCGCGGACGTACCCACGCTATCGATCGATTCGGTCCGGTTCATCGAGAACTCCTCGGTGATGTTCAACGAGCAGCTCGCGCTTCGACTCGGGCTCGTCCCGCTTTCGACCCCCGAGGACTACGAGCTGGGCGAGGACGTGACCCTCGCGCTCGACGTCGAGGGCCCCGCGACCGCCTACTCGGGCGACCTGGTCAGTTCGGACGAGCAGGTCGAACCGGCCGATCGGAACGTCCCCATCATCGAACTCAAGGAGGGCCAACGCCTCGAACTGGAGGCCGACGCCGTCCTCGACGTGGGACGCGAACACGCCAAACACCAGGGCGGGGTCGCGGTCGGCTATCGACACCTCGTTCGGGTGAACATCGAAGGTGACCGCGAGGAGTTCGCCGACGAGGAAGCGAACATCGTCCGCGGGGTCGTCGAAACCGACGAGGGCGAACTCGTCCTCACGGATGAGTTCGATCACGACCTCACGAACCGATATCCCGGCAAGGAGCTGCGCCTCGAGGACGTTCCGGACGCGTTCGTCTTCCACGTCGAGACGGACGGCTCGATGACGGCCTCCGAGCTGGTCGATCGGGCCGCCGCCTCGCTCGGGGACCGTGCCCGGGAACTCGAGGACGCGGTCGCGCTATAG
- a CDS encoding 30S ribosomal protein S11 produces the protein MSESGDSKWGVAHVHASFNNTVITITDQTGAETIAKSSGGTVVKQNRDEASPYAAMQMAETVAQEVLDAGIEGVHVRVRGPGGNRQQNPGPGAQATIRALARAGLEIGRIEDVTPIPHDGCRAPKNSGF, from the coding sequence ATGAGCGAATCAGGAGACAGCAAGTGGGGCGTCGCACATGTTCACGCCTCGTTTAACAACACGGTCATCACGATCACCGACCAGACCGGCGCCGAGACGATCGCCAAATCCTCGGGCGGGACGGTCGTGAAACAGAACCGCGACGAGGCCTCGCCCTATGCGGCGATGCAGATGGCCGAAACCGTCGCCCAGGAAGTCCTCGATGCCGGTATCGAGGGCGTTCACGTCCGCGTACGCGGTCCGGGCGGCAACCGCCAGCAGAACCCCGGTCCAGGCGCACAGGCGACGATCCGTGCGCTCGCACGTGCCGGACTGGAGATCGGCCGCATCGAGGACGTCACGCCGATCCCGCACGACGGCTGTCGCGCGCCCAAAAACAGCGGGTTCTAG